One genomic segment of Streptomyces sp. RerS4 includes these proteins:
- a CDS encoding inorganic phosphate transporter, with protein sequence MDTFALVVTIGVALGFTYTNGFHDSANAIATSVSTRALTPRAALAMAAVMNLAGAFLGSGVAKTVSEGLIETPHGNRGMWILFAALIGAIVWNLITWYFGLPSSSSHALFGGMVGAALAGGTEVIWEGVVDKIVIPMFLSPLVGLVAGYLVMVAILWMFRRTNPHKAKRGFRIAQTVSAAGMALGHGLQDAQKTMGIVVMALVIADVQGAGDEIPVWVKVACAVMLSLGTYAGGWRIMRTLGRKIIELDPPQGFAAETTGASIMFGSAFLFHAPISTTHVITSAIMGVGATKRVNAVRWGVAKNIILGWFITMPAAALVAAVCFWIVNLAFV encoded by the coding sequence GTGGACACCTTCGCTCTGGTCGTGACCATCGGTGTCGCGCTCGGTTTCACGTATACGAACGGTTTCCACGACTCGGCGAACGCGATCGCGACCTCGGTGTCGACGCGCGCGCTGACCCCGCGTGCCGCGCTCGCGATGGCCGCGGTGATGAACCTCGCCGGTGCCTTCCTCGGCAGTGGTGTGGCCAAGACGGTCAGCGAGGGCCTGATCGAGACGCCCCACGGCAACCGGGGCATGTGGATCCTCTTCGCGGCCCTGATCGGCGCGATCGTCTGGAATCTGATCACCTGGTACTTCGGCCTCCCCTCGTCCTCCTCGCACGCGTTGTTCGGCGGCATGGTCGGCGCGGCGCTGGCCGGCGGGACCGAGGTCATCTGGGAGGGCGTGGTCGACAAGATCGTCATCCCGATGTTCCTGTCGCCGCTGGTCGGCCTGGTCGCCGGTTACCTGGTGATGGTGGCCATCCTGTGGATGTTCCGCCGTACCAACCCGCACAAGGCGAAGCGCGGTTTCCGTATCGCGCAGACCGTCTCGGCGGCGGGCATGGCGCTGGGCCACGGCCTCCAGGACGCGCAGAAGACGATGGGCATCGTGGTGATGGCCCTGGTCATCGCCGACGTGCAGGGCGCGGGCGACGAGATCCCGGTCTGGGTCAAGGTCGCCTGCGCGGTGATGCTGTCGCTGGGCACCTACGCGGGCGGCTGGCGCATCATGCGCACGCTCGGCCGCAAGATCATCGAGCTGGACCCGCCGCAGGGCTTCGCCGCCGAGACGACGGGTGCCTCGATCATGTTCGGCTCGGCGTTCCTCTTCCACGCGCCGATCTCCACCACCCACGTGATCACCTCGGCGATCATGGGTGTGGGTGCGACGAAGCGGGTGAACGCGGTCCGCTGGGGCGTCGCCAAGAACATCATCCTCGGCTGGTTCATCACGATGCCGGCCGCCGCGTTGGTGGCGGCGGTCTGCTTCTGGATCGTGAACCTGGCCTTCGTGTAG
- the pstA gene encoding phosphate ABC transporter permease PstA, with protein sequence MSQTIQDQRPTRARKSAAPAGLTRGGLPRWAPTGIAALSVVLGIGVGVVFDLHSKVQCGLIAAILFVVITYTASSIVENRRQAKDRVATSVVWVCFVLAVIPLLSLLGTTISRGVEVLDGNFLSHSMNGVTSFEAGGGVYHALLGTIEQVALATLIAAPIGLMTAVYLVEYGRGSLAKAVTFFVDVMTGIPSIVAGLFILTTWNLMLGFGPSGFAGALALSILMMPVVVRSTEEMLKLVPNELREAALALGVPKWRVILKVVLPTAIGGISTGVMLAVARIAGETAPIMLLVFGSQLINGNPFEGAQSSLPLYIWEQYKVGSDASYDRAWAAALVLIAFVMILNLVARGIARWKAPKTGR encoded by the coding sequence ATGAGCCAGACCATCCAGGACCAGCGCCCCACCCGGGCCCGCAAGTCCGCGGCCCCCGCCGGCCTCACCCGAGGCGGCCTCCCCCGCTGGGCCCCGACCGGCATCGCCGCACTCTCCGTGGTGCTCGGCATCGGCGTCGGCGTCGTCTTCGACCTCCACAGCAAGGTCCAGTGCGGCCTGATCGCGGCCATCCTCTTCGTCGTGATCACCTACACCGCCAGCTCGATCGTCGAGAACCGCCGGCAGGCCAAGGACCGCGTCGCGACCTCCGTCGTCTGGGTCTGCTTCGTCCTCGCCGTCATCCCGCTGCTCTCGCTGCTGGGCACCACCATCAGCCGCGGCGTCGAGGTCCTCGACGGGAACTTCCTCAGCCACTCGATGAACGGCGTGACCAGCTTCGAGGCGGGCGGCGGCGTCTACCACGCGCTGCTCGGCACCATCGAGCAGGTCGCCCTGGCCACCTTGATCGCCGCCCCCATCGGCCTGATGACCGCCGTCTACCTGGTGGAGTACGGCCGGGGCTCGCTCGCCAAGGCCGTCACCTTCTTCGTCGACGTCATGACCGGCATCCCCTCCATCGTCGCGGGTCTGTTCATCCTCACGACGTGGAACCTGATGCTCGGCTTCGGCCCCTCCGGCTTCGCCGGCGCGCTGGCCCTGTCGATCCTGATGATGCCGGTCGTCGTCCGCTCCACCGAGGAGATGCTCAAGCTCGTCCCGAACGAGCTGCGCGAGGCCGCCCTGGCCCTCGGTGTCCCGAAGTGGCGCGTGATCCTCAAGGTGGTCCTTCCCACCGCCATCGGCGGCATCTCCACCGGTGTCATGCTGGCCGTGGCCCGCATCGCCGGTGAGACCGCCCCGATCATGCTGCTGGTCTTCGGATCGCAGCTGATCAACGGCAACCCCTTCGAAGGCGCTCAGTCCTCGCTCCCGCTGTACATCTGGGAGCAGTACAAGGTCGGCAGTGACGCCTCCTACGACCGGGCCTGGGCAGCTGCCCTCGTCCTGATCGCCTTCGTCATGATCCTCAATCTGGTGGCCCGCGGCATCGCCCGCTGGAAGGCCCCGAAGACCGGTCGCTGA
- the pstB gene encoding phosphate ABC transporter ATP-binding protein PstB — MAKRIDVSGLSAFYGSHKAIDDISMTVEPRSVTAFIGPSGCGKSTFLRTLNRMHEVTPGGRVEGKVLLDDENLYGANVDPVAVRRTVGMVFQRPNPFPTMSIFDNVAAGLRLNGNFKKSELAEIVERSLKGANLWNEVKDRLNKPGSGLSGGQQQRLCIARAIAVEPQVLLMDEPCSALDPISTLAIEDLIGELKERFTIVIVTHNMQQAARVSDRTAFFNLAAVGQPGKLVEIDDTDRIFSNPSVQATEDYISGRFG, encoded by the coding sequence ATGGCCAAGCGAATCGACGTCAGCGGCCTCTCCGCCTTCTACGGCAGCCACAAGGCCATCGACGACATCTCGATGACCGTGGAGCCCCGCTCGGTGACGGCCTTCATCGGCCCCTCCGGCTGTGGCAAGTCCACCTTCCTGCGCACCCTGAACCGCATGCACGAGGTCACCCCCGGTGGCCGCGTCGAGGGCAAGGTGCTCCTGGACGACGAGAACCTCTACGGCGCCAACGTGGACCCCGTCGCGGTCCGCCGCACCGTCGGCATGGTCTTCCAGCGTCCGAACCCCTTCCCCACCATGTCGATCTTCGACAACGTGGCGGCGGGCCTGCGCCTGAACGGCAACTTCAAGAAGTCCGAGCTCGCCGAGATCGTGGAGCGCTCCCTCAAGGGCGCGAACCTCTGGAACGAGGTCAAGGACCGCCTGAACAAGCCGGGCTCCGGCCTCTCCGGCGGCCAGCAGCAGCGTCTGTGCATCGCCCGCGCCATCGCGGTCGAGCCGCAGGTCCTGCTGATGGACGAGCCCTGCTCGGCCCTCGACCCGATCTCCACCCTCGCCATCGAGGACCTGATCGGCGAGCTGAAGGAGCGGTTCACGATCGTCATCGTGACGCACAACATGCAGCAGGCCGCCCGTGTCTCCGACCGCACCGCGTTCTTCAACCTCGCGGCCGTCGGCCAGCCCGGCAAGCTCGTCGAGATCGACGACACGGACCGCATCTTCTCCAACCCGTCCGTCCAGGCGACCGAGGACTACATCTCGGGCCGCTTCGGCTAA
- a CDS encoding DUF47 family protein, whose amino-acid sequence MRFRLTPRETSFYDMFAASADNIVTGSKLLMELLGAEPSARAEIAERMRAAEHAGDDATHAIFHQLNSSFITPFDREDIYKLASSLDDIMDFMEEAVDLVVLYNVEELPKGVEQQIEVLARAAELTAEAMPHLRTMDNLTEYWIEVNRLENQADQIHRKLLAQLFNGKYDAIEVLKLKQIVDVLEEAADAFEHVANTVETIAVKES is encoded by the coding sequence GTGCGATTTCGTCTGACCCCCAGGGAGACGAGCTTCTATGACATGTTCGCCGCATCCGCGGACAACATCGTCACGGGCTCCAAGCTCCTGATGGAACTGCTCGGGGCGGAGCCTTCCGCACGGGCCGAGATCGCGGAACGGATGCGGGCGGCGGAGCACGCGGGGGACGACGCGACGCACGCGATCTTCCACCAGCTGAACTCCTCTTTCATCACGCCGTTCGACCGCGAGGACATCTACAAGCTCGCCTCGTCGCTCGACGACATCATGGACTTCATGGAGGAGGCCGTCGACCTGGTCGTCCTCTACAACGTGGAGGAGCTTCCCAAGGGCGTCGAGCAGCAGATCGAGGTGCTGGCGCGCGCGGCCGAGCTGACCGCGGAGGCGATGCCGCACCTGCGCACGATGGACAACCTCACCGAGTACTGGATCGAAGTCAACCGGCTTGAGAACCAGGCCGACCAGATCCACCGCAAGCTTCTCGCCCAGCTCTTCAACGGCAAGTACGACGCCATCGAGGTGCTGAAGCTCAAGCAGATCGTCGACGTGCTCGAAGAGGCGGCCGACGCGTTCGAGCACGTCGCGAACACGGTGGAGACCATCGCGGTCAAGGAGTCCTGA
- a CDS encoding metal-sensitive transcriptional regulator — protein MTTIEAEGSGAVHGYHHQKDEHLKRLRRIEGQIRGLQRLVDEDVYCIDILTQVSASTKALQSFALQLLEEHLRHCVADAAVKGGTEIDAKVEEATKAIARLLRT, from the coding sequence ATGACCACCATCGAGGCGGAAGGCTCCGGAGCCGTCCACGGCTATCACCACCAGAAGGACGAGCACCTCAAGCGGCTGCGCCGGATCGAGGGGCAGATCCGCGGCCTCCAGCGGCTCGTCGACGAGGACGTGTACTGCATCGACATACTCACGCAGGTCTCGGCGAGCACGAAGGCCCTCCAGTCCTTCGCCCTCCAGCTGCTGGAGGAGCACCTGCGCCACTGCGTCGCGGACGCGGCGGTCAAGGGCGGTACCGAAATCGACGCCAAGGTCGAAGAGGCCACGAAGGCCATCGCCCGCCTCCTGCGCACCTGA
- the pstC gene encoding phosphate ABC transporter permease subunit PstC, with translation MAFTTPTQIDPPPPVTTTGGSTGRAGDKIFAGLSKGSGILLLVIMASIAVFLTYRASIALSKNEGNFLTTFDWNASANPPVFGIAVLLFGTVVSSIIAMAIAVPIAVGIALFISHYAPRRLAAPLAYVVDLLAAVPSIIYGIWGALFLVPQLNGLNLWLDEYLGWTYVFERTQVSVARSLFTVGILLAIMILPIVTSVSREVFLQVPRMNEEAALALGATRWEVIRMSVLPFGRSGVISASMLGLGRALGETMAVATVLSPSFLISLHILNPGGGTFAQNIAAKFDEANEFGRDALIASGLVLFLLTLLVNGAARLIIARRKDFSGANA, from the coding sequence ATGGCTTTCACCACACCCACCCAGATAGACCCGCCTCCGCCCGTCACCACGACCGGAGGATCCACCGGCCGCGCCGGTGACAAGATCTTCGCCGGCCTCTCCAAGGGCTCCGGCATCCTGCTCCTGGTGATCATGGCGTCCATCGCCGTCTTCCTCACCTACCGGGCCTCGATCGCCCTGTCGAAGAACGAGGGCAACTTCCTCACCACCTTCGACTGGAACGCGTCGGCCAACCCCCCTGTCTTCGGCATCGCCGTCCTCCTCTTCGGCACCGTCGTCAGCTCGATCATCGCGATGGCCATCGCCGTCCCGATCGCCGTCGGCATCGCCCTGTTCATCTCGCACTACGCGCCGCGCCGGCTGGCCGCGCCCCTCGCCTACGTGGTCGACCTGCTGGCCGCCGTGCCGTCGATCATCTACGGCATCTGGGGCGCCCTCTTCCTGGTGCCACAGCTGAACGGGCTGAACCTCTGGCTGGACGAGTACCTCGGCTGGACGTACGTCTTCGAGCGCACCCAGGTCAGCGTCGCCCGCTCCCTCTTCACCGTCGGCATCCTGCTCGCGATCATGATCCTGCCGATCGTGACCAGCGTCAGCCGCGAGGTCTTCCTCCAGGTCCCGCGCATGAACGAGGAGGCCGCCCTGGCCCTCGGCGCGACCCGCTGGGAGGTCATCCGCATGTCGGTGCTGCCCTTCGGCCGCTCCGGCGTCATCTCCGCCTCGATGCTCGGCCTCGGCCGCGCCCTCGGCGAGACCATGGCCGTGGCCACCGTCCTCTCCCCGAGCTTCCTGATCTCGCTGCACATCCTGAACCCGGGTGGCGGAACCTTCGCGCAGAACATCGCCGCGAAGTTCGACGAGGCCAACGAGTTCGGCCGTGACGCGCTCATCGCCTCCGGCCTCGTGCTCTTCCTCCTGACCCTGTTGGTCAACGGCGCCGCCCGGCTGATCATCGCCCGTCGCAAGGACTTCTCGGGGGCGAACGCCTGA